In Plasmodium chabaudi chabaudi strain AS genome assembly, chromosome: 9, the following proteins share a genomic window:
- a CDS encoding actin-like protein, putative translates to MYQNIQTIILDINDGEMRAGYSGECSPRYHSNLILGLPIGHNATLKHTIFPLLPDIKRDNVDLLYGMKYIYSDNNNSKYDINFEAMEKLFEDISGSKALDVNFQDHPILLTEPNKIDSKYREKFTELMFESYNVYQMFLSKRSVLSCYGCARTSGLVLSVEKNCTNLCGMQEGYIFQKHIEEVPIGGELLDRIYYAYLENIKNIQIYPSFCIDKSSNTEKKVNEIKILKCPLVTKPYYLWGSLHVVSKIKEALFNDNQNPNDKKIKTNDQTNASATNSIDHDNSNSDDVYTLPDGNIIDKRTSDEMKLIFPYIFFRKKYNQHTITKINGDSSLNNMDFNAFYDSLKSLKLPIIYKYNYKINNNNSIIEKIPDNTMDKTSNLCYSDSIENYFEIFDGLQDFIKKGILSFMSSNITLDEVLNFLIVTGESTMFHNFVGLLKSYISYIDTIKGKPTKIIYSKGADRKYNTFIGASILSSLGSFPQFCMTKSEYEEHGAKNIIEKKCV, encoded by the coding sequence ATGTACCAAAACATACAAACAATAATTCTGGATATAAATGATGGAGAAATGAGGGCAGGATATTCTGGGGAATGCTCCCCCAGATATCATTCGAATCTAATTTTAGGATTACCTATAGGCCATAATGCAACATTAAAACATACTATATTTCCATTACTTCCAGATATAAAAAGAGATAATGTCGACTTATTATATggaatgaaatatatatatagtgataataataatagtaaatatgatataaattttgaagCTATGGAAAAGTTATTTGAAGATATATCAGGAAGTAAAGCATTAGATGTAAATTTTCAAGATCAtcctattttattaacagaACCTAATAAAATAGATTCGAAATATAGAGAAAAATTTACAGAATTAATGTTTGAATCATATAATGTATATCAAATGTTTTTATCTAAAAGAAGTGTTCTATCTTGCTATGGGTGTGCACGAACATCGGGACTTGTTTTAAgtgttgaaaaaaattgtacgAATTTATGTGGAATGCAAGAgggatatatatttcaaaaacaTATAGAAGAAGTACCAATAGGAGGTGAATTGCTTGatagaatatattatgcatatttagaaaatattaaaaatattcaaatatacCCTTCATTTTGTATTGATAAAAGTTCTAatactgaaaaaaaagtcaatgaaattaaaattttgaagTGCCCATTAGTTACTAAACCTTATTATTTGTGGGGTTCTCTTCATGTAGTTAGCAAAATAAAGGAAGCACTATTCAACGACAATCAAAATcctaatgataaaaaaataaaaacaaatgacCAAACCAATGCTAGTGCCACTAATAGTATCGACCACGATAATAGTAATAGTGACGATGTGTATACACTCCCAGATGGAAACATAATAGATAAAAGAACTAGCGATGAAATGAAACTTATATtcccatatatttttttcagaaaaaaatataatcaacATACTATAACGAAAATAAATGGGGATTCctcattaaataatatggatTTTAACGCATTTTATGATTCTTTAAAATCTTTAAAACTtccaattatatataaatataattataaaataaataataataattctatAATCGAAAAAATACCTGATAATACAATGGATAAAACATCAAATTTATGTTATTCTGATTCAATAGAAAACtattttgaaatttttGATGGGTTACAagattttattaaaaaaggaattttatcatttatgtCTTCAAATATAACACTTGATGAAgttcttaattttttgattgTAACTGGAGAATCTACAATGTTCCATAATTTTGTTGGATTGTTAAAATcctatatttcatatatagaTACAATAAAAGGGAAACCgacaaaaattatttatagcaAAGGTGCAGATAGAAAATACAATACTTTTATAGGGGCATCtattttatcatctttAGGATCTTTCCCACAATTTTGTATGACCAAAAGTGAATACGAGGAACATGGAgccaaaaatattatcgaaaaaaaatgtgtttaa
- a CDS encoding CPW-WPC family protein, translating into MKKFVVIFLALCIFKKIIGLKISIKKKYPNVESGVYQLDIKGRPIKLVDVNYNHIWELPKNGTVNSYTVVKKNGKTKKFSEGTNIIYGTTKRVNLPDVDEIDENTIKEKIENEKKIGNIKNVASISKKTKDIEDEKKRKRQKKTLPQAMHIIAEDVPEKTKEEDSREIDMGYELGDMIKDNLESHYEETKAPSNLSNDLIDIKIPVTLEKLLLDDLEERKWISKKIMHDKICLRDYSKMCPSVWEQISETQCMSPKDYSGPCSHIMTFEPKTAKEKSVIARDCNVSWSCLNEECGNDERDYSKKCPENWIYSGKCEAPENYDGGCSKSVDFDAFTQNEKEEFSSACKVVWPCKEQSCEKDYSIVCPKGWAYDANKDICDVAEEFKGLISEEDAEIISHMTYQQRAEFSSKYGIGWPCKKECTSGYDIYACPRGWVNLMNSGMCKAPEEYTPLINCPRITHFDYMNAKEKEMFSKKCNVKWLCAENSERDYFKCPINFEYINEGEYKGGCNPNEKYKGPCKGPQKILSLTLEQKYSFEEACEAQFRNLKKEDIPQTEHDLSIDPSTIEKMLKGADISNKKEVTLE; encoded by the exons atgaaaaaatttgtggttatatttttagccttatgtatttttaaaaaaattatagggTTAAAGatttctataaaaaaaaaatatccaaATGTTGAAAGTGGAGTTTATCAATTAGATATCAAAGGAAGACCAATCAAACTTGTGGATGTGAATTATAATCATATATGGGAATTACCTAAAAATGGGACAGTGAATTCTTACACtgttgttaaaaaaaatggaaaaacaaaaaaatttagtgaaggaacaaatataatatatggaaCTACCAAAAGGGTGAATTTACCCGACGTTGATGAAATAGatgaaaatacaataaaagaaaaaattgagaacgaaaaaaaaattggtaacattaaaaatgtagctagtatttcaaaaaaaacaaaggaTATcgaagatgaaaaaaagagaaaacgacaaaaaaaaacattacCACAAgctatgcatataattgCAGAAGATGTTCCTGAAAAAACTAAAGAAGAAGATTCAAG AGAGATAGACATGGGATATGAATTGGGAG ATATGATAAAAGACAATTTGGAAAG CCATTATGAGGAAACAAAGGCGCCTTCAAATTTAAGCAACGATTTgatagatataaaaattccAGTTACGCTGGAAAAATTGTTACTTGATGATTTGGAAGAAAGAAAGTGGAtatctaaaaaaataatgcatgataaaatatgtttacgGGATTATTCAAAAATGTGTCCTTCTGTTTGGGAACAAATATCAGAAACACAATGCATGTCACCCAA GGATTATTCGGGGCCATGCTCCCATATTATGACTTTCGAGCCAAAAACGGCAAAGGAAAAAAGTGTAATAGCAAGAGATTGTAATG tttcTTGGTCATGTCTTAATGAAGAATGTGGTAACGATGAAAGAGATTACTCAAAAAAATGCCCCGAAAATTGGATATATTCTGGAAAATGCGAAGCACCAGA gAATTATGATGGAGGATGCAGTAAAAGTGTG gaTTTTGATGCTTTCacacaaaatgaaaaggagGAATTTTCTTCTG caTGTAAAGTG GTGTGGCCATGTAAAGAACAATCCTGTG AAAAGGATTACTCGATAGTTTGTCCAAAAG GATGGGCCTATGATGCTAACAAAGATATTTGCGATGTTGCCGAAGAATTTAAAGGATTGATTTCAGAAGAAGATGCAGAAATAATTAGTCACATGACTTATCAa caAAGAGCAGAATTTTCGTCGAAATATGGAATTGGATGGCCATGCAAAAAAGAATGCACATCCggatatgatatatatgcatgtccAAGGGGATGGGTAAATTTAATGAACTCTGGTATGTGTAAAGCACCAGAGGAATATACCCCACTTATAAACTGCCCAAGAATAACTCATTTTGATTATATGAATGctaaagaaaaagaaatgtttagtaaaaaatgtaatgtAAAATGGTTATGCGCTGAAAATTCAGAAAGagattattttaaatgccCTATAAACTTTGAATACATAAATGAAGGGGAGTATAAAGGAGGGTGCAATCCAAATGAGAAATATAAAGGACCATGCAAAGGaccacaaaaaatattatcattaacTCTTGAACAAAAGTATAGTTTTGAAGAAGCATGTGAAGCTCAATTTcgaaatttaaaaaaagaggaTATCCCACAGACAGAGCACGATCTTTCTATTGATCCAAGTACAATAGAAAAAATGCTCAAGGGAGCTGATATATCAAACAAAAAAGAGGTTACCTTAGAATag
- a CDS encoding casein kinase II beta chain, putative: MNISDSNKDGKDSKSDKSTTWVKWFNSRVISNFLVIVDNEYIEDSFNLYGLKNEIPNFNHLLSIITGDAPDDEHAKSSLEKDAICLYSLIHARFITTPKGLSLMKDKYIKGDFGHCSRVSCSQHNVLPIGLFDQVKIAKVHVYCPLCQEIYKIHDDKIYLDGAFFGTSFPHIFLQTYPYYSTLKTPSYCTSKIFGFSVYHNYTRTEYKIAKGEFGKISKDNFLKKNPKYLKKLKKEELQIKDA, translated from the coding sequence atgaatattagTGACTCAAACAAAGATGGGAAGGATTCAAAATCTGATAAAAGTACAACATGGGTAAAATGGTTTAATAGTAGAGTTATAAGTAATTTTTTGGTTATAGTagataatgaatatatagaagattcttttaatttatatggactgaaaaatgaaataccCAATTttaatcatttattatcTATCATTACAGGAGATGCTCCTGATGATGAACATGCAAAAAGCTCTTTAGAAAAAGATGCAATATGCttatattctttaataCATGCAAGATTTATTACAACCCCAAAAGGGCTATCTTTAATGAAggacaaatatattaaaggGGACTTTGGACATTGCTCAAGAGTTAGTTGTTCTCAACATAATGTACTTCCAATTGGTTTATTTGATCAAGTTAAAATCGCCAAAGTTCATGTTTATTGTCCTTTATGtcaagaaatatataaaatacatgatgataaaatatacttaGATGGTGCATTTTTTGGAACATCATTTCCTCATATCTTTTTACAAACATATCCATATTATTCTACATTAAAAACACCTTCATATTGCACATCAAAAATATTCGGATTTAGTGTTTATCACAATTATACAAGAacagaatataaaattgccAAAGGGGAATTtggaaaaatatcaaaagataactttcttaaaaaaaatccaaaatatttaaaaaaattaaaaaaggaagaaCTTCAAATTAAAGATGCttag